The following are encoded together in the Candidatus Lernaella stagnicola genome:
- a CDS encoding response regulator, which yields MTNSSPVSENDDSRFDGVRVLVVEDNRPNQIVAARLLAGLGCAVDLADDGLSAVEMLRETRYDIVLMDIHMPKLDGFATTRTIRHMEGEGMHVPIVAMTAHVVAGMRERCLAAGVDDFVAKPISMSSLRRVLPKRNE from the coding sequence ATGACGAATAGTTCCCCCGTGAGCGAAAACGACGATTCCCGCTTTGACGGCGTGCGGGTTTTGGTGGTCGAGGACAATCGCCCCAACCAGATCGTTGCCGCGCGTTTACTTGCGGGCCTGGGTTGTGCCGTGGACCTGGCCGACGATGGTTTAAGCGCCGTCGAGATGCTCCGTGAGACTCGTTACGATATCGTGCTTATGGATATACATATGCCGAAGTTGGACGGCTTTGCGACGACCAGAACGATTCGGCACATGGAAGGAGAGGGCATGCACGTGCCCATCGTCGCCATGACCGCCCACGTCGTTGCGGGAATGCGGGAACGCTGCTTGGCGGCAGGCGTGGATGATTTTGTGGCCAAACCCATCTCCATGTCGTCGCTGCGGAGGGTACTGCCGAAACGAAACGAATAG
- a CDS encoding iron-containing alcohol dehydrogenase — MEPIIPDPFEFACGPKIIFGAGRFAELPALLATCGKRVLCLTGEVSFKTDAKWGAFHVAAAAQGVRISHVAVGATPSDVWVDEICAKYRDEPIDTVVGIGGGRVVDSAKLVAVGLAASQPMRDWVSEAYRERLPLVVVPTTSGVGAEVSPAVVYTLPDDPRRVAEIRHDHFAPDLAVIDPELMLGCPLPLSAAAGLTALTHLLESYVSRRANALSDAIAFSGVLHLRESFPAFFANGEDTVLPRANLAYASLLAGIARANAGSGVVHGLALQLAGRHGISYGVACGTLLPVAVGVNIHVLRHVQPDELILAKYAMLGHLFSGLEPADINAGCDALITTLNDWINVMQLPRLGDFGVETDVIADLAAATDVGDNAVEITNDDVKNIIQLRI; from the coding sequence ATGGAACCGATCATTCCAGATCCCTTCGAATTCGCCTGCGGCCCGAAAATTATCTTCGGCGCCGGCCGCTTCGCTGAACTGCCCGCACTTTTAGCCACCTGCGGCAAACGCGTGCTTTGCCTTACGGGGGAAGTTTCATTTAAAACGGACGCCAAATGGGGCGCTTTCCACGTGGCGGCGGCCGCGCAGGGCGTGCGCATCTCGCACGTCGCCGTGGGTGCGACGCCATCGGACGTATGGGTGGATGAGATTTGCGCGAAGTACCGTGATGAACCGATTGACACGGTGGTCGGCATCGGCGGCGGCCGAGTTGTCGACAGCGCGAAGCTTGTAGCCGTGGGTCTGGCGGCGTCGCAGCCGATGCGTGATTGGGTGTCGGAAGCATACCGGGAGCGGCTGCCGTTGGTTGTTGTGCCCACCACGTCCGGCGTGGGGGCCGAAGTATCGCCCGCGGTGGTTTACACCCTCCCGGATGATCCCCGGCGCGTGGCGGAGATTCGGCATGACCATTTCGCGCCCGACCTCGCGGTGATTGATCCGGAACTGATGCTGGGTTGCCCGCTGCCCCTTTCGGCCGCCGCCGGTTTGACGGCTTTGACGCATCTGCTGGAAAGCTACGTTTCCCGCCGGGCCAACGCGTTGAGCGATGCCATCGCCTTCAGCGGCGTTTTACACCTGCGGGAGAGTTTCCCGGCCTTTTTCGCAAATGGCGAGGATACCGTTTTGCCTCGTGCCAATCTCGCCTACGCGTCATTGCTGGCGGGAATCGCACGGGCCAACGCGGGCAGCGGCGTGGTGCATGGTTTGGCGCTGCAACTGGCGGGACGCCACGGGATTTCTTACGGCGTGGCGTGCGGCACGTTGCTTCCGGTCGCGGTCGGCGTCAACATTCACGTGTTGCGCCACGTGCAACCCGACGAACTGATCTTGGCGAAATACGCGATGCTCGGGCATCTGTTTTCCGGATTGGAGCCGGCGGATATCAACGCCGGTTGCGACGCCCTGATCACGACGCTGAACGACTGGATCAATGTTATGCAGTTGCCGCGGCTGGGAGATTTCGGCGTGGAAACCGATGTGATCGCCGACCTCGCCGCGGCCACCGACGTAGGCGATAACGCGGTCGAAATCACCAACGACGACGTGAAAAACATCATTCAACTTAGGATCTAG
- a CDS encoding DUF3783 domain-containing protein, with amino-acid sequence MNDDATFQPVMKCNVRRVGPRAVLLTGFTSEEATAIGELMRRIEAPDVRVIQCAAEAIDARIQDVLTAENPGEPAPADKLPRVLLMSGLSGSEFHDLMDKFHTTEAPRPIFAAATPNNLIFTVKELLIELLKEQRAMAAMQAARQPKAAVKKKDDE; translated from the coding sequence GTGAACGACGACGCCACGTTTCAACCGGTCATGAAATGCAATGTGCGGCGCGTGGGGCCGCGGGCCGTGCTTCTTACCGGCTTCACGAGCGAAGAAGCCACGGCGATCGGCGAACTCATGCGGCGTATCGAGGCTCCGGACGTGCGCGTCATTCAATGCGCCGCCGAGGCGATCGACGCCCGCATCCAGGACGTGTTGACCGCGGAGAATCCGGGTGAGCCGGCGCCGGCGGACAAACTGCCGCGCGTGCTGCTGATGTCGGGCCTAAGCGGCAGCGAGTTTCACGACTTGATGGACAAGTTCCACACGACCGAGGCCCCGCGGCCGATTTTCGCGGCGGCGACGCCGAACAATCTTATATTTACCGTGAAAGAGTTGCTGATCGAATTGTTGAAGGAACAAAGGGCGATGGCCGCGATGCAGGCGGCGCGCCAACCTAAAGCGGCGGTGAAAAAAAAAGATGACGAATAG